The Solanum pennellii chromosome 4, SPENNV200 genomic interval TGACTACAAGGtcaaaataagtcaaattttcttaaaagaaaagaacatatatatatttgttagcTTAATTGAAGAAATTATTAATCTTACCAAGTAGAGAGCAAGCAATTGAGAAGTGTCATTACATATGGTATGCCTGAGAATTGCTCTGttgatttattcataataacCCTCTTGAATGTTATCCTATAcaatcaacaacaaaaagaaagttcataaaaaaaaaattattgaccAGCTTATATGAATCTCGACTATTTTATTAGAGTCATGTAATAACTAGCAGGACAAAATTAGATAACTCTATCTAAGAAAGTAAAGTTAGAAAATTACAAGGAGGCTTACATTGGAGCTAAGAAGAGAAACAAGCCAGTAATATTGCCTATTCCAAGAAACAAATAAGAACACAAGTTatgcaaaacaaaaaaatccaagaaaagtaaagtgaaaaaatagaaatgagAAGTCATACCAAAAATCCCAAACAAAGTGTGGAGAATTTTGATGATTGCCATAGctagaagtttttttttttaattttgtattcaaGAAAGATATTGTGTTGAGAAGGGAAACGGTGGTGTATATGtagaaaaaatatgttaaggATTAATAGGGAAGAgatataatatgtttttattattattattattattattattattattattattattattattatgtataaataGAGCCAAAAACAAACAGGTTGGCAAAAAGAAACAATCTTTTTGCTTTCGTATTTATTTTGTAGCATGTTATTATACGTGTTGTATTGGTAGTAGTACCTAGATAGCATGAGATGAggtcctcttttttttttccttaaaccGAACAACGTTAGATAGACTATGCATATCTTTTATTGTGATTGATGTCTTTTCAACCTAATCCTGCAACCGAATGGTGTTAGacggattaaaaaaaatatatcttttggTGATATCTCTTTAACCTAACCGACCAATCGGATGACACTAGACAGACGGAAGACAACCCTTTATTGGTAATGTTTCTTCAACCAAACCCCAAATCAAATGACACTAGGCGGACTAAAAATATCCCTTTTGGTGATGTTTCTTCAACCTAACCCTTCAACTGAATGATGCTAGAAAGACTAAGGATATCTCTTTTGGTGATGTCTCTTCAATCTAAACTCAATCGAATAACACTAGACAGACTAAAGATATCTCTTTTTGTGATGTCTCTTCAACCTAACCTGaatcgaatgacactaaacagACTAAAGgataaatgaataaaaagaagATAGAAAAGGTTTATTTCTAATTGATCTCGTCTATGAATTTTGGTTTCTTTCATTTTCGTTTAAactcttttatcttctttttttttcttgtctatATTAAACACATacaaaaggttttttttttctttcattttcgtTTAATCGTGATTATCATCGAGGTTAGGgtaaaatgatataataatcataattttttaaaaaaagtttcaaagttgtgaaatacaaaagaaatttatcattacgaataattttatttttcaataaatttttcgctatatgaatttaaattattaaaatttaaaaacagaCCAAATACGTGGTAAGAACATGAAAGAGAAATGTAATTCAACAATgctcaaataaataaacagatccctaaacttgttggattttttccctcaggtacctcaactacgtcatttttcTATTGATCATTGAACCAcacataatttgttcctttaaaacactgttggttgatttttatcggcttttctattgtaaatgccttTAATTGTGTTCGAATcgtaattattttaattaaatgaataaagacaaaccgtgttagtctcatttgttttctaatgtgttcaaacgacttaagtaaaaaacaattattctcgaacatttttcattatcaattggactaatgagttgtggaacaacatatgtaaATACCCCTCACAAATCTAGTTTCACATCAGACAACGGTGTTTGTTTAAACGGAACAAATTATGggggttcaatgattcaatagaaaaataacgTAATTGAGATATCTGAGGGAAAAAAAtccaacaaatttaaaaatctgCTTATGTATTTGGCTTATAACGATCAATAAACAAAcattatttaaaagaattttaccCATGCGCAAATGTAATTTCAGATTGAatgaatttaattgattacTTTTGAGCCAATATGGCTTTGTCCGTATCTCATATAATGGTACTTCAAGAGCTATTAAATATGAAATCGCTCTATTAAGAACgatttatctatttttaatgTAGAATTTCTCTTCGATATTTGGATTATTTTTAATCTCAATACTATTCAatctaaattcaaatttaatccgACTGATCATATATTGCtatagaatttattttttttaaaaaaaattacttaataaaaatatttgattccgATTTAATAGAGAGATTTTGGCCgtatatacatttttaattacGTAAGCAAATGAACTATCCAAGAATAATTAGTTAAGGTGTCATTTCACAATTATTGTACCATGTGCTCTTAggataaaaataacataattatggATTTTTGTAAACAGAATTTTCACTATTAACACAAAAATCACTATTTGGCCGGAAAAAtcaaacaactaacagattaaaaagctttttttttaatttaaaactagCAAATAGtgatattattttacatatgagttcgaaagataataaatttatGTCATTTCagatttctttaattaaatttatatttacttaattaaataaatttaccaTTCCATTTCAAAAattagatttatgatttttgtgttATAGGGTGAAAATTGGTGggtttttttttagaaaatacacTTATGAGAAGAAGCCATATTATTGGGTGGCCTTATGTGaaacaaatattcaaatatatatatatatatatatagaattaattaattagcataTATCTATTTTTCCCCAAACACGACAAGCTGCCAGGttggaaatattttttgaagaattaTCATAGATAGGTTTAATATGAAAGTGAGAATTAACGGTCATTTTGGTGGCGGACAATCGAGAcgatttatattatattaaatcgAAACTATGAAGGCGAGATGGACTGGGGAGTATAGATTCTCgttaattttttgtgaaaaatatttttcttcctaCTAAacatattcttaaattttttgatcGTTTATATTGACGTTGATAAGTGAGTAAGACTAATTTTAATAACTCGATTGTTTGGTTATTCAGTTAATTgatgaaacaaaaattatgGCAATGAGATGAATAACCAAACATGACATGTATGAGGTCCCCCACTCCATCTtgttgttaggttgtggagcctgattaatatttgatgtactgtcaTAAATTAATGTTTACACGGAATggatctagagcaaatggatgtaaaaacagcgtttttacatggagatctggacaaagagatctataNgaagaatttgcatctagagcaaatagATATAAAAACAGCGTTTTatatggagatctggacaaagagatctatatgcagcaaccggaaggatttgtggttccaggcaaggaacacatggtgtgcaagctcaccaggagcttgtatggactaaaacaagcaccaaggcagtggtataagaagtttgactccttcatgaccaagagtggattctgcaaagctgaaaaggatacGTGTTGTTACTTCAATAAATACagtgattcatatgtctttctactcttgtatgtggatgatatgttgtgtcacgaccggaatctagacccagacgagaccggcgtcgttgacctctcagaggtcgcaNGTCTAgcgaagcagattttggggatgaggattcctcgggatagatctgctggcactttaaatctatctcaggagttgtacattgagaaggtNATGTTTGATTCTTTAATCATActtactaaacattcttaacgtttcgtaatcgttcatcatcaaccatctaacatttaagagataggcaactgaaagaaataaNAAAGGAGCAGGCACCCAAGACAGGCGAGGAGCGTGAGcatatggcacttgttccatatgcttcaacAGTTGGGaatttgatgtatgctatggtctgcactagacctgatatagcacatgcagtggaaGTTGTTAGCAGGTATATTAATGTACGAGTAATTGGGTTCAAGATGAGGATTGAATTGGAGTAACTCAAACGGTACAACGTATCCAACTATTTGACATCAATTAGGCCCATATACTCTATATTGCTTTAAACTTTACATCAACCAGGCCCATTTGCTACCATGATACCAAAATTTTGACAAGCTAGAGAATTATGCTCTATATACCAagataataacaatattatttCGTCTTCTCGATCATGAGGACTAAAAGTATATGCTTGATATGGTTGAAATTATTGATAAAAAGAGAAAGTAATCTGAAATTGCAAAAATTGATTGGATGATCTACGAGTGATTAAGGGATATTCCTATTATTTATACATCATTAATTGGctcaaatatttcataattgCAATAACAACAACCACCTAGCAAAATAACTGCATCAATTAATCTAATCACTGAAAATAACTACACATACACATTTTTTTACTAGtgggaaatatatttaaatcGTGAAATAATATTTCGAAATCTTCCTTCATTTCTTTTGATACAGATCAAATCAATTTCGAATATCCTTCACCCTTTCTTATACACTATAATGCATAAGTTTCCATATTTTTCTGTATCTCAATTTGGGTTTTTTCAAGCCCTTTTTCGATTGAGCCCTCCATTTTAACGTCTAATTTCTTCTTGCTATCGCGATAAATTGCATACAAAATCAATTGCACACATGCTAATAGAGATCCGATTGAATTTGGTACCTaccaaaacaatattaaatttgtgaaatttAGTCTCGTAACATAGTAAGGTATCATAAATCTAGTAATTATcgatatatttcttaaataagTATCATGTAAACTGAAACAttataattaatgtttaaaataaaagttactCACAATAATGAAAAGGTCTTTCCCAAGCAAGCCATAAATTGTCCATGAAGTACTAGAGTTGAAAATAGATAGTGACAAGAAGAAGGGCATGTACTCCACACTTTTAGATTTTATCACCTGCCTCTGtataccaaaaagaaaaaagaaaaagagccaaataatataaataagttatatataaataataaatgagctttctataataattattaacCATATAATAACCAATCTTTTGTAATTAATTGAGCTATAGTGATTGTGTAAAATATTAGTCTGTTTAGATTAGCTGATTGTAAATAGTTGATATATAGAAGTGTTAGACAAATATTCTCAAGTGACTTATGTATTTGGATAAAATGTGTTGAAGTTAACGTATTTGAAAAAAGTTTtgataaaagtttatttttatttaaatgattaaaatatccttaaaattattagtaaaataaatataaatatttataagtcaGTTTGATTGGCTTATAAGGTTAGTGAGTCGATGagttaatatataaaattgaaaagagagTTACCATTATTGTAAGAGGAGCACCAAACATCATAATACAAGTGATGGCAAAAGCTAAGCCACAAAGAAGCTTCCTTTTAGTGTCATGAAGTGTTAACACAGAGACTAAAGCCACAATTGAGAAGATTGAAATGATCAAAAAGAGAATTCCAGAGATcttatatttctctttttttggtgCAAATATGAGGAAAATCAACACATAAATTGCCTCCAAGGCACCACCTATGGAAGCCAACACTGTTAATAATGTGTTGTTTGGTGACACAAAAGGTAGACCATACCTGTTTAATTCATCAAAAAGTATagttaaactcaatatttttatttataagaagaaaaaaattgactaaagATGAAAATCATTGAACTTGTCACGATACGATTCCAAGTTATGATGAGACCTACTATAACTCAACAGCAGGTACGTCACTCGTTATTTGTTATTCTAGGTTACAGATTAATTTACCTACTGATAGATTATAATAGGTATCATCATAATGATTTATCTACTGATAGATTATAATAGATATCATCATAACCTGAGAAAGGATGGTAACAAATTGATATGTcatgtacaaaaaaaattattttaaaaatctacAAAAGTGACACTACAACAAGAACTTCTAGCGAAATAAAtatgacataaataaattaagagtaTTACTGTTTTTatcataattagttaattgtcaTTAGATGTAATGTTACTATAGACTTTAACGGCATTTATAAAGAATGTAAAAATGTAATTGTCACAAGTAAttgtctttaaaaaaaaacatatttagcGTCAATCAAGTTACTGTTTTTGATATAGTGTTAGAGCCTGACCTATAACTTGAGAAGGCTAAAATCCAAATTTCATAAACTTTAAATCTTGGCTCCGCCTCTAtcagttattttattgttttgaatTTAGGAATGTGATTTGGAGAAGCTTACCAAGCTGAAAACAAGCAGTTGAAGAGACTCATTAGATATGGCACCCCTGAGAACTTCTCTGTTGATCTCTTCATAATAATCCTTTTGAATGTAATCCTATAAAGTCAAGTTTTTATTAATTAGCAGTTAGTTTTAATTAGAGAAAgaataataagaaagaaaagagcAAATGCACATGCATACatctaatgagaaaaattaaaCTTGTAGAAGACTTACATGGGCGCCAAGAAGAGTAATATGCCAAAAACAtttcctattaaaaaaaatgaagaaaaaaagatttatcATATGTATAAACGATATAATCGGATGATTATtcaactaataattattattatctcgaaaagttattttctttgttgaaagaaactgaaataaaaatagaagataactttttgagataaaaattaTTAGTCGAGTGactatataaaaaatcaatCCAAGACTAAACACATGAAACTTggagaatgaaataaaaatcctaCCAAAAATTCCAAAGGTTGTATGAAGAATTCTGATAACATGTACATGACCCATGgcaaataatttatatatttattgtaggGGAATCGAAATATACTAGCAAAATGGTGCATATATAGGTAGAATAAATATGAGTAGTTTCTAGGGtatttatttacataattttgTTGATTTGCTGATGAATGATCCACTACATTTTGCTTGCTTGTTCAGCACTAGAATATTCAGTGTGGTTAAGGCCCTACAAATTAATTAACTCCACTAATTACTTACTTAAATAaacatttcatattaattagagCTGTCAAAATGAGCTTAGCCCATGGGGGCCGACTTAATCCAATCCGTTATTGACGTAGGGTTGGCGTAGAATTTTTTCAAACCCATTTAAAACTAGGACTTATAAGTCCGGCTCATATAAGTCATTGGCTCTTAATCTTCCAGTGAGATACAAATTAAAAAGGACACTACAACAAAAGCAACTTTTAACGgcaaaaaatattgaaactaaTAGAAAGTGCTAAAGACTTACCGACGTCAGTTAACTGTCATtatacaaagagtgttaattgtagttaaaaatacatacttagtaacaattaaaaattaattaccactaatgataatttttttatgatagtGGGAGATTCGTGGCAAGTAATACTTGATCAAGTTTAATTAGTGTAACAACctgaacaaataaattaatctcAATTAATTAGTATTGCCTCATATATGTAAACTGTTTGTTTCTATTTAAATTTGTTGTACTCTTGAATAATTAAGTGTGCATTAATGTAAAGAGATTGTTGTATGTTAGAATCTCTTTTAATACCATCCAACATCAATAAGAGTACTAATAAGAGTTATGATTGAGTGGTAAGTACTCTTACATTCTTAATTTAAATTCTTAGCAATTCGTTCTCTTGAATATGGAATTGTCTTTGTTATGATATGTATACACATCTAATGTGGGACTTCAATTTCCAATACAAAATTCGAATTTAATCGTACTTGAATAtcagatataaaaaaaaagatagcaATTTTATGATTGCGTTTATGATTAATTCTAATATTGTTCATGAATCTAGTAATGTTAACGTgtatacatatcataataattatcACATTTTTATGATATTCATAGTATTTCATACAATGGATATTGTTGACCacaactataaaaataatttttagcacTATAAACTTTAACGATATTTATAAAGAGAGTTAAAATGTAATGTCACAATGTCATTACTAATTGCCTctaaaacataatttaactacaattaatctattattattaattaactatCACAATGTCACTACtaattttctctaaaaaataattttaattataattaatttattattaattaattaattaccgataaaaattatttttgatatagttAAATGcttgttatatttattttaatacgATGTTTATCTCACAGTCGTTCTATAGAATGTCCTATTGCATATCACTTGTAtcgttttttctttttatttgctATTTGGGCAAATTCCATTttgattatataatatgatttatatatgacATGGAATCTCACTAacatattatgatatatttaagctagaaaaaaatatggaacaaaaaaggaagaaagaaagtgCTATCCTTGTAGgaaacaatgaaaattttaatagtgAGTAAAAAATATTCTACTATAGGTTTATTTTCCCGCCAAAAGATTTTGCaattaaaaacattaattaaaagtttCGAGTTCAAGTTTTATATATGAAGTCTCCTTTGTTTAAAAGtaatttatctttaatataggatttttttaatgaaaatttaaatttaatcgagctttaatatgaatatcaattaaatacagaaggaaaaataaaaaataaaaacatcacCCATGCATATAGTTTCGTTTTTGTTTTTTACACCTTTGTTGAGTCAAACCAATTCAGCTAGCTACAGCATTATCttctaaaaaagaatttaattattaaaaagtgaccatttactaaaaaaaacaaaaaaaaaaaagtggaaaaCAAGTAGCCACTATAAGAACCATATTTGACAAAATATCAACACATTTAAaagcaaagaaaaataaaatttagctTTGATTCTTTGTACAATTTGGCTCCATTTTAAACGTAAGCAATATATCAAAAggttccatttttctttttcttttaagaagGATTGTTTTgagataatatattattttaaatttgagtttATTTGAACTAATTTTGGTTATTGAAACATTTGTttgatcattaaaaaaattattgttcacCTAATGTAAGATGAATATGAGAAAGGGATGACGTTATGTGTTTAATCATTGTAACATTGGTGCTACTCGATGTGGTGTGCACTTGTCTAACACTATACTATAGTTGGGTAttgctaattattattattattatttttgtatttttggctcatcattttttgtcaaaaatgtcataatTGAGTCTTATTAAGGGTgtaaataatttagttaaaattgTCTAAAATCATAATTTCAGTCAATATTGTCTTAAAGTTTGACACGGTCAAGTCCAtaactttaattaataatgtcCAAAGTTGATTTTGGCTAGGCGCACCAAACCTCATGCAAAAACATTCAATACTTTAAAAGTGAAAATTTGAAGCAggtaaatttgaaagaaaaaaaaattaattttagatCAATATAAAATAGCATCTCCAAAAACGAATTTTCCAAGTGAACTCGACAAACCATAagactataaaaaataaaaaaaagtaaaagcaCTATCTTATTTTCCAAAATCTTTTGCCTTTGGAATGAAAAAGTGAATAGAAGAAGCttccaatttctttttttataatgtctttttttaattgaaattaatataaacatattaCTCCATACgtttatttttagttgtcataatttcgttttttagagtcaaacgaGAGTCCTATCTATCTCCAATTTCTTGTTAAAGGGCATCTAAATCATTCTTGCACAACCATTGTACAACTATACACTCTTTGTATCATTGCACACATTCAAAATTATGTGTAATTTGTTTAAAATACATTGTGTTCAAGTGGATTCGCATGTATTTAGGATGTATACTACATCAAAAATAATCTTTAGCGGCAATTAGTTAACGACAATAGTTTAATACTTTAATTAccactaaatatatatttttaacggTAATTAGCACTCTTTATATATGTTCCTAAAGCTTTTAGCGACATTGCATATAAAATTAGTTGCACACATTCTAATAGAGATCCAATTGCATTTGGTACCTACCAAAACAATACTAAATTAGTGAGATCTAGTCAACATGACTTAATTTGTTACCATAAGTTTATTGATCATggatatactttttaaaatataaaaaatgtcatgtaaataaaatgaaaatttagttatgattaatgtttaaaataaaatttactcaCAATAATGAAAAGGTCTTTCCCAAGAAAGCCATAAATTGCCCATGAAGTACTAGAGTTGAAAATAGATAGTGACAAGAAGAAGGGCATGTACTCCACACTTTTAGATTTTATCACCTGCCTCTGTATACAAAATCAGAGacaaataaatgtttttttttgaaaaaagttatgtatatacatcaaaaaaaaaaaaaaaggagctttctataatcaaaaataattattaaccaTACATATACAATAACCAATTATCTTTTGTAAATAATTGAGGTATATTGATTgtgtaaaatattttaaattaatagagCCATTTAGCTAGCCTGATCTTAAATAGTCGATAAGTTTAAGTGTTAGACAAACATTTTTAACTATTGaaaattaactttataaataaatagttacatatttgaataaCAGAgtcatcaaaacaaaaaataagcaCTTACTgtatttgaaaaacaaaaagttcaaatttattattttgttaaaatgactaaaatatctttaatttttttttcttatcaaacTAAAAATGCTTATAAACCATACAATATGACTGAATTTTGACTTATCAGTACTTAGCTTATAGACACTTCGAATATTCACGTTGACAGGCTTATTTATTTGTCAGTTTGATCAGCTTATAAGCTTAGTCAATCACGAATGAATTTACATTTTAGACTCATTTgggattttattttaatagatttagtgtcgtcaaatgaatattttgtgccattaactgattatgtcttgCATTTTATCCTACATTATTAGAAGACGAAATCTCTAACAAACGCCGTTTCAAGCATAttcaattggaaaaaaaaacatattttaactactaatatttttaatatcaaattacatgaaaaataaatgaaaaaacactatcaaattaaaagattttgcataatgctaaactcaattccaagttcACAATAGTATTTTGGTGTatctaagaataataattacGAGGGATGACTTGATTTTTGTGGGATTTGTTAGTTATCTAATAAATTCAAGTAGAAGGATGAAAATTGTTCACTTTTATacagttgaaggatgttttatgttaagaatgatactttaaggatgttgTTTAAGTTTAATATATAATGGAAGGATGATTTTTGCCCAAAACTCATCAATTTATCTATAATAATTACTATAtccatatataaaattttgagatgCTATTTGTATGGTTTTGTACTTTTGTTCATTGTTCCAAATCCTAcaattccctcactaaaatacataaataattaccgacaaataaattttatagcttaacaacaaaaatagtcATTAGTTCTATTCAGCAATgaatgattaaaaaattatgttatctAAGAGCAATTTAGCGATGAAGTTCAtagttaatttcattttttttctagagGCTCGATATATAAGAATTGGGTAAGCTAATTCATGAGTcaagattatgttatgataGTGAACTAGAAAAGCACTATGATCTCAAACTCCTGTTATTTTATATTGTGACAATGTTTAATTTAATGCAAGATACAGTTTGTCAAATTCATatgtatgatttatttgatttgtcACCGTGAATTTCAATTATCTCTTTTTATGTCAAATCTAAACGATTAAATCGAttattaataaatcaataaccGATAAACTTCAAAATTGAACCGAACCGACCGATAAACCACCCTACTATATATGTCAAGGTTGCCAATTGCAAGGAACTTCcattaataaaatgatatataataaaAGAGTTCTTTATGGATGAAAATGCAATCTAGGCCCTATGCAAAAGTTCTTTGAATACTTTTGAAAAAGTTATGGTACTAACATTTATAAAGCAGGTAGTGCCTGCTGATTTAGGATATTCAATATAGACACAAtgaatcaaaacatagaaatttgCCTTTAGAAAGGCCATATTGTCCTAAACTTATAAAGGTAAGTGGTTGAATATATTCATCTACAGTAGAAAAAACAAGCAACCATAACTTTTGATCCAAATGGAGTTACAGTTTATGAATTGCCATTCTCACGCGTCTTCGTTGTAAGCTAGCTTCTTGTCTTGGAGTTCTCCAGTCCTCGTCTCTACAGATTCGTTCATTTCATCTTTCTTGCTTCGTTATCACGATAAATTGCATATAAAATTAACTGCACTGCTCCTAATAAAGTTCCAATGGCATTTGGTACCTGTAATAAGATCAACACTTCTCTGAGATTTGTCACTGTTACTGAATCAATCTTTTATGCCTTTGTTTGGTTGGTACTGACTTAAGTATCATGATTTCTGAAAACCTTGCAAAAATTCTAGTCACGAAAACGTAAAATTTACTGAGTACTTCAAACAAAAGCTTCTTACCAAAATGAAAGGGTCCTTTCCGAGCAGGGCGAAGATAAACCATGACAAACTGCAGATGAAAACAGCTAGTGACAAAAAGAATGGCATGTACTCAACGCTTTTAGATTTGATTACCCGCCTCTACAAAAGGAGAGAAAGGATTAGAATTACAAATGAACATAAAAGAGAATTTTGTTCTACTGTATAATACAAGCTTATTTGTAACCGAATTTATGATTTTAGCTCTAATATTGAATACTTCAACACAGAACTCGGAAGATTGAACTATACATTGTGTTTTGAAAGAAGAGATTAGGATTTGTTGTTAGGAGAGTACCATTGATCACCCATCCCTTAAAGAGTCGATGTGAGACTCTTTACAATCGAAAGGTAAATGAAATGCCCCAActcaaaaaattctaaaaacaacatttcataaagtaagaCAACGTAAAATTCCTACTTCTAGTACCTATTGAGCATACTAAAAATTGACTCAGCTAGTGACTTTGCTAAACATGAGGAAGACTAAATAACTTACCATTACCGAGAGAGGAGAACCATACATCATAATACAAGAAATTGTAAAAGCAAAGCCGCAAAGGAGCTTCCTTTTATTGCCATGAAATGCCAACAGGGAAACTAAGGCCACGCATGAGACGATGGAAAAGACCACAAAGAGGTATCCGCAGATTTTGGCCTTCTCTTTCTTGGGGGCAAATATGAGGAAAATCAACACATATGTTGCCTCCAGTCCAGCTCCTATGGAATTGACGATAGTTACCAGCAGGTTGTCTGGTGACACAAAAGGTAAACTGTACCTGTGTTCATTCACCAAAAGCCAATTTCTAAGTtaaactcaaaatttattttaagaagaATAGGCAATGACAATATTATGTTTGGAGCTGAATTATATACACCAACAGTCATAAGATATTTACGctattaatgta includes:
- the LOC107017143 gene encoding bidirectional sugar transporter SWEET1a-like → MGHVHVIRILHTTFGIFGNVFGILLFLAPMITFKRIIMKRSTEKFSGVPYLMSLFNCLFSAWYGLPFVSPNNTLLTVLASIGGALEAIYVLIFLIFAPKKEKYKISGILFLIISIFSIVALVSVLTLHDTKRKLLCGLAFAITCIMMFGAPLTIMRQVIKSKSVEYMPFFLSLSIFNSSTSWTIYGLLGKDLFIIVPNSIGSLLACVQLILYAIYRDSKKKLDVKMEGSIEKGLEKTQIEIQKNMETYAL
- the LOC107015960 gene encoding bidirectional sugar transporter SWEET1-like isoform X2, yielding MRDIKVLRTAFGILGNVFGVLLFMAPMITFKRIISKRSTEQFSNIPYVITLLNCLLSVWYSLPFVSPDNLLVTIVNSIGAGLEATYVLIFLIFAPKKEKAKICGYLFVVFSIVSCVALVSLLAFHGNKRKLLCGFAFTISCIMMYGSPLSVMRRVIKSKSVEYMPFFLSLAVFICSLSWFIFALLGKDPFILVPNAIGTLLGAVQLILYAIYRDNEARKMK
- the LOC107015960 gene encoding bidirectional sugar transporter SWEET1-like isoform X1, which gives rise to MAELYVDHKLRLDSWYKILSILNLQARFVKFMTPTSLPPKVGVSSAYTLLSSDPTREITLGNVFGVLLFMAPMITFKRIISKRSTEQFSNIPYVITLLNCLLSVWYSLPFVSPDNLLVTIVNSIGAGLEATYVLIFLIFAPKKEKAKICGYLFVVFSIVSCVALVSLLAFHGNKRKLLCGFAFTISCIMMYGSPLSVMRRVIKSKSVEYMPFFLSLAVFICSLSWFIFALLGKDPFILVPNAIGTLLGAVQLILYAIYRDNEARKMK